A window of the Kosakonia radicincitans DSM 16656 genome harbors these coding sequences:
- the potG gene encoding putrescine ABC transporter ATP-binding subunit PotG codes for MNDAIPRPQAKSRKDLTPLLEIRNLTKSFDGQHAVDDVSLTIYKGEIFALLGASGCGKSTLLRMLAGFEQPTQGQIMLDGVDLAHVPPYLRPINMMFQSYALFPHMTVEQNIAFGLKQDKLPKAEIASRVAEMLNLVHMSEFAKRKPHQLSGGQRQRVALARSLAKRPKLLLLDEPMGALDKKLRDRMQLEVVDILERVGVTCVMVTHDQEEAMTMAGRIAIMNRGKFVQIGEPEEIYEHPTTRYSAEFIGSVNVFEGLLKERQDDGLVVESPGLVHPLKVDPDASVVDNVPVYVALRPEKIMLCDEPPADGYNFAVGEVVHIAYLGDLSIYHVRVQSGQMISAQLQNAHRYRKGAPTWGDEVRLCWDADSCVVLTV; via the coding sequence TTGAACGACGCTATTCCCCGCCCGCAGGCGAAGAGCCGCAAGGATCTGACGCCGCTGCTTGAAATCCGCAATCTGACCAAATCGTTTGACGGCCAGCATGCCGTTGATGATGTCAGCCTCACTATCTACAAAGGCGAAATTTTTGCACTGCTAGGCGCGTCCGGCTGCGGCAAATCGACCTTGCTGCGTATGCTGGCCGGTTTTGAGCAGCCAACGCAGGGGCAAATTATGCTCGACGGCGTCGATCTGGCGCACGTGCCGCCATATCTGCGCCCCATCAATATGATGTTTCAGTCTTATGCCCTGTTCCCGCATATGACGGTTGAACAGAACATCGCGTTCGGGCTGAAACAGGACAAGTTGCCGAAAGCGGAAATTGCCAGCCGCGTGGCGGAGATGCTCAATCTGGTGCATATGAGCGAGTTCGCCAAACGTAAGCCGCATCAGCTTTCCGGCGGGCAACGTCAGCGCGTGGCGCTGGCGCGCAGTCTGGCGAAACGCCCGAAATTGCTGCTGCTGGATGAACCGATGGGCGCGCTGGATAAAAAACTGCGCGACCGCATGCAACTGGAAGTGGTGGATATCCTCGAGCGCGTTGGCGTGACCTGCGTAATGGTAACGCACGATCAGGAAGAGGCGATGACCATGGCTGGCCGTATCGCCATCATGAACCGTGGTAAATTCGTGCAGATTGGCGAGCCGGAAGAGATTTATGAGCATCCGACCACCCGCTACAGCGCTGAATTTATCGGCTCGGTCAATGTCTTCGAAGGGTTGCTGAAAGAGCGTCAGGATGATGGCCTGGTGGTCGAATCTCCTGGGCTGGTGCATCCGCTGAAGGTCGATCCGGATGCATCGGTGGTGGACAACGTGCCGGTGTACGTGGCGCTGCGCCCGGAAAAAATCATGCTCTGCGACGAGCCGCCAGCCGATGGCTACAACTTTGCCGTCGGCGAAGTGGTGCATATTGCCTACCTTGGCGACCTTTCTATTTATCACGTGCGTGTGCAAAGCGGGCAGATGATCAGCGCCCAGTTGCAAAACGCGCATCGCTACCGTAAAGGCGCGCCAACCTGGGGCGACGAAGTTCGTCTCTGTTGGGATGCCGATAGTTGTGTGGTTCTGACGGTTTAA
- a CDS encoding GrxA family glutaredoxin yields MFAVIFGRPGCPYCVRAKELAEKLTAERDDFNYRYVDIHAEGITKADLEKTVGKPVETVPQIFLDQQHIGGCTDFEAYAKQHFGLFA; encoded by the coding sequence ATGTTTGCTGTAATTTTTGGCCGCCCGGGCTGCCCGTACTGCGTGCGCGCAAAAGAACTGGCAGAAAAACTGACTGCCGAACGTGATGATTTCAACTATCGCTATGTCGATATTCACGCAGAAGGAATCACGAAAGCCGATCTGGAAAAAACCGTCGGTAAACCGGTAGAAACCGTACCGCAAATTTTCCTCGACCAGCAACACATTGGCGGCTGCACTGATTTTGAAGCCTACGCCAAACAGCATTTCGGCCTGTTTGCATAA
- the artJ gene encoding arginine ABC transporter substrate-binding protein ArtJ encodes MKKLMLAAALIATFAASASAADKINFGVSATYPPFESLDANNKIVGFDIDLANALCKQMQADCTFTNHAFDSLIPSLKFRKYDAVISGMDITPERAKQVSFTDPYYANSAVVIAKKDAFKSFDDLKGKRIGMENGTTHQKYLQDKHPEVKTVAYDSYQNAIIDLKNGRIDGVFGDTAVVNEWLKTNPQLGVATPKVTDPQYFGTGLGIAVRPENKALLEKLNTALKAIKADGTYQKISNQWFPQ; translated from the coding sequence ATGAAAAAACTGATGCTGGCCGCCGCCCTGATCGCGACTTTCGCTGCAAGCGCCTCTGCTGCTGATAAAATCAATTTCGGCGTTTCCGCCACTTACCCGCCGTTTGAATCGCTGGACGCGAACAATAAAATCGTCGGTTTTGATATCGACCTGGCAAATGCGCTGTGCAAACAGATGCAGGCAGACTGCACCTTCACTAACCACGCGTTTGACAGCCTGATCCCATCGCTGAAATTCAGAAAATATGATGCGGTGATCTCCGGTATGGATATTACGCCAGAGCGCGCCAAACAGGTCTCTTTCACCGATCCGTACTACGCGAACTCCGCCGTGGTGATTGCGAAAAAAGACGCGTTTAAATCTTTCGACGATTTGAAAGGCAAACGCATCGGTATGGAAAACGGCACCACGCATCAGAAATATTTGCAGGATAAGCACCCGGAAGTGAAAACCGTGGCTTATGACAGCTATCAGAACGCGATTATCGACCTGAAAAATGGCCGTATCGATGGCGTGTTTGGTGATACCGCAGTGGTTAATGAGTGGCTGAAAACCAACCCGCAGCTTGGCGTTGCAACACCGAAAGTGACCGATCCGCAATATTTCGGCACCGGCCTCGGCATTGCTGTTCGCCCGGAAAACAAGGCGCTACTGGAAAAACTGAATACCGCCCTGAAAGCGATCAAAGCTGACGGTACGTACCAGAAAATCAGCAACCAGTGGTTCCCGCAGTAA
- a CDS encoding HigA family addiction module antitoxin, with amino-acid sequence MKQATRKPTTVGDILLYEYLEPLELRINELAEILHVHRNSVSALVNNNRRLTAEMAFRLAKAFDTSADFWLNLQAAVDLWEVENNMRAQEELSRIESAANFIARREAGTKKVA; translated from the coding sequence ATGAAACAGGCGACCAGAAAGCCAACAACGGTGGGCGACATCCTGCTGTATGAGTACCTGGAACCTCTTGAGCTCAGGATTAACGAGCTGGCGGAGATATTGCATGTGCATCGTAACTCCGTCAGTGCGTTGGTTAATAACAACCGGCGGCTGACGGCGGAGATGGCCTTTCGTCTCGCCAAAGCGTTTGACACATCCGCTGATTTCTGGCTCAACCTGCAAGCGGCCGTCGATTTATGGGAAGTTGAGAATAATATGCGAGCCCAGGAAGAGCTGAGCCGGATTGAATCGGCGGCGAATTTTATTGCTCGCCGTGAGGCAGGGACAAAAAAAGTCGCATAA
- the potI gene encoding putrescine ABC transporter permease PotI, with the protein MNNLPVVRSPWRILILVLGFSFLYAPMLMLVIYSFNSSKLVTVWAGWSTRWYGELFHDDAMMSAVGLSLTIAACAATMAAILGTIAAVVMVRFGRFRGSNGFAFMITAPLVMPDVITGLSLLLLFVALGHAIGWPSDRGMLTIWLAHVTFCTAYVAVVISSRLRELDRSIEEAAMDLGATPLKVFFVITLPMIMPAVISGWLLAFTLSLDDLVIASFVSGPGATTLPMLVFSSVRMGVNPEINALATLILGVVGIVGLIAWYLMARTEKQRIRDIQRARQDHSH; encoded by the coding sequence ATGAACAACTTACCGGTAGTGCGATCGCCGTGGCGTATCCTGATTCTGGTGCTTGGGTTCTCATTCCTGTATGCGCCAATGCTGATGTTGGTGATCTACTCGTTCAACAGTTCGAAGCTGGTCACGGTATGGGCGGGCTGGTCAACGCGCTGGTACGGCGAACTGTTCCATGATGATGCGATGATGAGCGCGGTGGGTTTAAGCCTGACCATTGCCGCCTGTGCGGCCACCATGGCGGCGATCCTCGGCACCATAGCCGCTGTTGTGATGGTGCGTTTTGGCCGCTTCCGTGGTTCCAACGGTTTTGCTTTTATGATCACTGCGCCGCTGGTGATGCCGGATGTGATTACCGGTCTGTCGCTGCTGCTGCTGTTTGTCGCCCTCGGGCATGCGATTGGCTGGCCTTCGGATCGCGGGATGTTAACCATCTGGTTGGCGCACGTCACGTTCTGTACTGCTTATGTGGCGGTGGTGATCTCCTCACGCCTGCGTGAACTCGATCGCTCGATTGAAGAGGCGGCGATGGATCTGGGCGCCACACCGCTGAAAGTCTTTTTTGTTATTACGCTGCCGATGATCATGCCTGCGGTGATCTCCGGCTGGCTGCTGGCCTTTACGCTGTCGCTGGATGATTTGGTGATCGCCAGCTTTGTCTCCGGGCCGGGCGCGACAACGTTGCCGATGCTGGTCTTCTCCAGTGTGCGCATGGGGGTGAACCCGGAAATCAACGCGCTGGCGACGCTGATCCTTGGCGTGGTCGGGATTGTTGGTTTAATCGCCTGGTATCTGATGGCGCGCACGGAAAAGCAGCGGATTCGCGATATCCAGCGTGCAAGACAAGATCATTCTCATTAA
- the ybjM gene encoding inner membrane protein YbjM, with amino-acid sequence MKLRRRRLGVICSFLLFIAVCLSLVVSMKGDLPGSGKPETGLLFFILPGIASGLVARRRRVVIALLGALLALPFCYVLIHLFLLPSRSVWQELAWLFSAVFWCGIGGLACLFVGRMFRH; translated from the coding sequence TTGAAGCTCAGGCGACGTCGGCTCGGTGTTATTTGTAGTTTTCTACTCTTTATTGCGGTATGCCTTTCTTTGGTTGTAAGCATGAAAGGGGATTTACCCGGTTCTGGTAAACCCGAAACAGGTTTGTTGTTTTTTATATTGCCCGGTATTGCCAGCGGCCTTGTTGCCCGTCGTCGCCGGGTGGTTATTGCGTTGCTGGGTGCGCTACTGGCGCTACCATTCTGCTATGTACTGATTCATCTGTTTCTGCTGCCGTCGCGTTCGGTCTGGCAGGAGTTGGCCTGGCTGTTCAGCGCGGTGTTCTGGTGTGGGATTGGCGGTCTGGCGTGTCTGTTTGTGGGCAGGATGTTCAGGCACTAA
- the potF gene encoding spermidine/putrescine ABC transporter substrate-binding protein PotF, whose translation MTALSKKWVSGLVAGALMAVSASTLAAEQKTLHVYNWSDYIAPDTVANFEKETGIKVVYDVFDSNEVLEGKLMAGSTGFDLVVPSASFLERQLAAGVFQPLDKSKLPNWKNLDPDVLKMVAKHDPGNKYAMPYLWATTGIGYNIDKVKAALGKDAPVNSWDLVLKPENLEKLKSCGVSFLDAPEEIFATVLNYLGKDPNSNKADDYTGPATDLLLKLRPNIRYFHSSQYINDLANGDICVAIGWAGDVWQAANRAKEAKNGVNVTYTIPKEGALAFFDVFAMPADAKNKDEAYQFLNYLMRPDVIAHISDHVFYANGNKASVPLISEEVRNNPAIFPPPDVFAKLFTLKVQDPKIDRVRTRAWTKVKSGK comes from the coding sequence ATGACCGCCTTGAGCAAAAAATGGGTATCAGGTCTTGTCGCGGGTGCGTTGATGGCTGTCTCTGCCAGCACGCTCGCAGCCGAGCAAAAGACGCTGCATGTTTACAACTGGTCTGATTATATTGCGCCGGACACCGTCGCAAATTTCGAAAAAGAAACCGGTATTAAAGTCGTTTATGACGTGTTTGACTCCAACGAGGTGCTGGAAGGCAAATTGATGGCGGGCAGCACCGGCTTCGACCTGGTGGTGCCGTCGGCAAGCTTCCTTGAGCGCCAGCTGGCAGCCGGCGTGTTCCAGCCGCTGGATAAGAGCAAGCTGCCAAACTGGAAGAACCTCGATCCAGACGTGCTGAAAATGGTTGCCAAGCATGACCCGGGCAACAAATACGCCATGCCGTACCTGTGGGCGACCACCGGTATTGGTTATAACATCGATAAAGTTAAAGCTGCCCTGGGCAAAGATGCGCCGGTGAACAGTTGGGATCTGGTGCTGAAGCCGGAAAACCTGGAAAAACTGAAAAGCTGCGGCGTCTCTTTCCTCGATGCGCCGGAAGAGATTTTTGCCACCGTGCTGAACTACCTCGGCAAAGATCCGAACAGCAACAAAGCGGATGATTACACCGGTCCGGCAACGGATTTGCTGCTGAAGCTGCGTCCGAATATCCGTTATTTCCACTCTTCGCAATACATCAACGATCTGGCTAACGGCGACATCTGCGTGGCGATTGGTTGGGCAGGGGACGTATGGCAGGCCGCTAACCGCGCGAAAGAAGCGAAAAACGGCGTCAACGTGACCTACACCATTCCGAAAGAGGGCGCGCTGGCATTCTTTGACGTCTTCGCGATGCCTGCTGATGCGAAAAATAAAGATGAGGCTTATCAGTTCCTTAACTATCTGATGCGCCCGGATGTGATTGCTCATATCAGCGATCACGTGTTCTACGCGAACGGCAACAAAGCCTCTGTCCCACTGATCAGCGAAGAAGTGCGTAACAATCCGGCAATCTTCCCGCCGCCGGATGTCTTCGCCAAACTGTTTACGCTGAAAGTCCAGGATCCGAAGATTGACCGCGTAAGAACCCGCGCATGGACTAAAGTTAAAAGCGGCAAGTAA
- a CDS encoding YbjO family protein, whose amino-acid sequence MVQVAAIAIITIRCVDVLMVLNVLGGRGIIDFVQRSAQTWALTLIFLGSLLLVFIEILCAFSVVKGRNWARWLYLLTQLIATGYLWAASLGYGYPELFSIAGGSRREIFRSLMLQKLPDMLVLFLLFIPTPSRRFFRLQ is encoded by the coding sequence ATGGTGCAGGTGGCGGCTATTGCCATCATCACCATTCGCTGTGTCGATGTGCTGATGGTGCTCAATGTACTGGGCGGACGCGGTATTATCGATTTTGTCCAGCGCAGCGCACAGACCTGGGCGCTGACGCTGATTTTTCTCGGCAGCCTGTTGCTGGTGTTTATCGAGATCCTTTGTGCGTTTTCGGTAGTGAAAGGGCGCAACTGGGCGCGCTGGCTCTATCTTCTGACGCAGCTTATCGCTACCGGCTATTTGTGGGCCGCCTCGCTCGGCTATGGTTATCCGGAGCTGTTCAGTATTGCCGGTGGATCGCGCCGGGAGATTTTCCGTTCGCTGATGCTGCAAAAACTGCCTGATATGCTGGTGCTGTTCCTGCTGTTTATCCCCACGCCCAGTCGACGCTTTTTCCGCCTGCAATAA
- a CDS encoding YbjN domain-containing protein — protein sequence MDSLVVPGLDTLRHWLDELGITFFECDNCQALHLPHMQNFDGVFDAKLDLVNDIMLFTAMAEVKPSALLALSADLSAINASSLTVKAFLDIQDDNLPKLVVCQSLCVGPGVTFEQFAWFMRQSEEQISMVIMEANAHQLLFLATDSEEEAVMGDATRNFLH from the coding sequence ATGGATTCACTCGTCGTTCCTGGTCTGGACACGCTTCGTCACTGGCTCGACGAACTGGGCATCACTTTTTTTGAGTGTGATAACTGTCAGGCGCTGCACCTGCCGCATATGCAAAATTTTGATGGCGTGTTCGATGCGAAACTTGACCTGGTTAATGACATCATGCTGTTTACGGCGATGGCGGAAGTTAAACCTTCGGCGCTGCTGGCGCTGTCAGCGGATCTCTCTGCCATTAACGCCAGTTCGTTGACCGTAAAAGCGTTTCTCGATATTCAGGATGATAATCTGCCGAAGCTGGTGGTATGTCAGTCTTTATGCGTTGGGCCGGGAGTCACCTTCGAGCAGTTCGCCTGGTTTATGCGCCAGAGCGAGGAGCAGATTTCTATGGTGATTATGGAAGCCAACGCGCACCAGCTGCTGTTTCTTGCGACAGACAGCGAGGAAGAGGCCGTCATGGGCGACGCAACGCGCAATTTTCTCCACTGA
- the nfsA gene encoding oxygen-insensitive NADPH nitroreductase, giving the protein MTPTIDLLCAHRSIRHFTDQPVTQEQREAIIASAQATSSSSFLQCSSIIRITDRAMREQLVTLTGGQQHVAQAAEFWVFCADFHRNFEISPEAKPGLAEQLLLGVVDTALMAQNAFTAAESLGLGGVYIGGIRNNIEAVGELLQVPKHVLPLFGLCLGWPADDPGLKPRMPASLLVHENHYQPLDRDVLAQYDEEIANYYLTRGSNTRRDTWSDHIRRTLIKENRPFILDYLHKQGWATR; this is encoded by the coding sequence ATGACACCAACGATTGACTTGCTGTGCGCCCATCGTTCCATTCGCCACTTTACCGATCAACCAGTCACACAGGAGCAGCGTGAAGCGATTATCGCCAGCGCGCAGGCGACCTCCAGCTCCAGCTTTTTACAATGCAGCTCGATTATTCGGATAACCGATAGGGCGATGCGTGAGCAACTGGTGACATTGACCGGCGGGCAGCAGCATGTCGCTCAGGCGGCTGAGTTCTGGGTGTTCTGCGCGGATTTCCATCGTAACTTTGAGATCAGCCCGGAAGCGAAACCCGGTCTTGCGGAACAGCTGCTGCTGGGTGTGGTGGATACCGCGCTGATGGCGCAAAACGCCTTTACGGCTGCGGAATCTCTGGGGCTTGGCGGTGTTTATATCGGCGGGATTCGTAACAATATCGAAGCGGTGGGTGAACTGTTACAGGTGCCAAAACATGTGCTGCCGCTGTTTGGCCTGTGCCTTGGCTGGCCGGCGGACGATCCGGGGTTAAAACCGCGGATGCCAGCGTCGCTGCTGGTGCATGAAAACCATTATCAGCCGCTGGATCGCGATGTGCTGGCGCAGTATGACGAAGAGATCGCTAACTACTATCTGACGCGTGGCAGCAATACGCGCCGCGATACGTGGAGCGATCATATCCGTCGCACGCTGATTAAAGAGAATCGTCCTTTTATTCTCGATTATTTGCATAAACAGGGATGGGCAACACGCTAA
- a CDS encoding type II toxin-antitoxin system RelE/ParE family toxin — translation MPKKISIRYFRDAWLDEFFHHTTPHRKIPADIHTTLARKLDIINAATSHRDLRSPPGNRYEELSGKLLGYSSIRVNKQYRLIFRWVNGKADDLYLDPHIY, via the coding sequence ATGCCAAAGAAAATAAGCATCAGATATTTTCGGGATGCATGGCTTGATGAATTCTTTCATCACACCACGCCGCACCGGAAAATTCCGGCCGATATTCACACTACGCTGGCCCGCAAGCTGGATATCATTAATGCCGCGACGTCTCACCGTGATCTTCGTTCGCCGCCGGGCAATCGCTATGAAGAGTTATCGGGGAAACTGCTCGGTTATTCTTCCATCAGGGTTAATAAGCAGTACCGGTTAATTTTCAGATGGGTTAACGGAAAGGCGGATGACCTCTATCTGGATCCGCATATCTATTGA
- the rlmC gene encoding 23S rRNA (uracil(747)-C(5))-methyltransferase RlmC, which produces MQCALYDAGRCRSCQWIEQPLATQLTAKMDDLRHLLAGLPVAEWRTPVSGPEQGFRNKAKMVVSGSVEKPLLGMLHRDGTPEDLTDCPLYPDSFAPVFAALKPFIARAGLTPYNVTRKRGELKYLLLTESQQDGGMMLRFVLRSEVKLAQLRAALPWLQAQLPQLKVISVNIQPVHMAIMEGETEIFLTEQQALAENFNGVPLWIRPQSFFQTNPAVASALYATARDWVRALPVAHMWDLFCGVGGFGLHCATPEMRLTGIEIAPEAIACATQSAQVLGLHNLHFQALDSTQFATAQQDVPDLVLVNPPRRGIGAELCDYLSRMAPPFIVYSSCNAQSMAKDIRQLPGYRIERVQLFDMFPHTAHYEVLTLLVKM; this is translated from the coding sequence ATGCAGTGCGCTCTCTACGATGCTGGTCGCTGTCGCTCCTGTCAGTGGATCGAACAACCGCTTGCCACCCAGCTTACCGCTAAGATGGACGATCTCCGTCACCTGCTGGCAGGGTTGCCGGTGGCAGAGTGGCGCACGCCGGTGAGTGGCCCGGAGCAGGGGTTTCGCAATAAAGCCAAAATGGTGGTCAGCGGCAGCGTAGAAAAACCGCTGCTCGGTATGCTGCACCGCGACGGTACGCCGGAAGATCTCACTGATTGCCCGCTCTATCCCGACTCTTTTGCCCCGGTTTTTGCTGCGCTTAAACCCTTTATTGCCCGCGCGGGGTTAACGCCCTACAACGTGACACGCAAGCGCGGCGAACTGAAATACCTGCTGCTGACCGAAAGCCAGCAGGATGGCGGCATGATGCTGCGTTTTGTATTGCGTTCCGAAGTTAAGCTGGCGCAACTGCGCGCCGCGCTGCCGTGGTTGCAGGCGCAATTACCGCAGTTAAAGGTTATTTCGGTAAATATTCAGCCGGTGCATATGGCGATCATGGAAGGGGAGACGGAGATTTTCCTCACCGAACAGCAGGCGCTGGCGGAAAATTTCAATGGTGTGCCGCTGTGGATCCGCCCACAAAGCTTCTTCCAGACTAACCCTGCCGTCGCCAGCGCGCTGTACGCCACCGCCCGTGACTGGGTGCGTGCTTTACCGGTCGCGCATATGTGGGATCTGTTCTGCGGCGTTGGCGGTTTTGGTCTGCACTGCGCTACACCTGAAATGCGGCTGACCGGCATCGAGATCGCCCCGGAAGCGATCGCCTGCGCAACGCAGTCGGCGCAGGTGCTGGGATTGCATAATTTGCATTTTCAGGCGCTCGATTCTACACAGTTCGCCACTGCGCAACAGGACGTGCCGGATCTGGTACTGGTTAACCCACCGCGACGCGGCATCGGGGCGGAATTATGCGACTACTTAAGCCGTATGGCGCCGCCTTTTATCGTCTATTCAAGCTGTAATGCGCAATCAATGGCGAAAGATATTCGACAGCTTCCAGGCTATCGCATCGAACGCGTGCAACTGTTTGATATGTTTCCGCATACCGCGCATTACGAGGTGTTGACGCTGTTGGTTAAAATGTAA
- the rimK gene encoding 30S ribosomal protein S6--L-glutamate ligase: MRIAILSRDGTLYSCKRLREAATQRGHLVEIFDPLSCYMNISPAASSIHYKGRQLPHFDAVIPRIGSAITFYGTAALRQFEILGSYPLNESVAITRARDKLRSLQLLARQGIDLPVTGIAHSPDDTSDLIDMVGGAPLVVKLVEGTQGIGVVLAETRQAAESVIDAFRGLNAHILVQEFIAEAKGCDVRCLVVGNEVVAAIERRAKEGDFRSNLHRGGQATVANITPREREIALAAAHTLGLDVAGVDILRASRGPLVMEVNASPGLEGIEKATGIDIAGRMIQWIERQATPGFCLKTGG, translated from the coding sequence GTGAGAATTGCCATATTGTCCCGGGACGGAACGCTCTATTCATGTAAACGCCTGCGCGAAGCGGCTACGCAGCGCGGCCATCTGGTCGAAATTTTCGATCCACTCTCCTGTTACATGAATATCAGCCCTGCGGCATCGTCCATTCACTATAAAGGGCGTCAGCTCCCGCATTTTGATGCGGTGATCCCACGCATTGGCTCCGCCATTACCTTTTACGGTACGGCTGCGCTGCGCCAGTTTGAAATTCTGGGCAGCTATCCGCTCAATGAATCCGTCGCCATTACCCGCGCCAGAGATAAACTGCGCTCGCTGCAACTGCTGGCACGCCAGGGGATCGATTTACCGGTGACCGGTATTGCGCATTCGCCGGATGACACCAGCGATCTGATCGATATGGTCGGCGGCGCGCCGCTGGTGGTAAAGCTGGTGGAAGGCACGCAGGGGATTGGCGTGGTGCTGGCGGAAACCCGCCAGGCGGCAGAAAGCGTGATTGACGCGTTTCGCGGCCTGAATGCGCATATCCTGGTGCAGGAGTTTATCGCCGAAGCCAAAGGGTGCGATGTCCGCTGTCTTGTTGTCGGCAATGAAGTGGTTGCGGCCATTGAACGCCGGGCGAAAGAGGGGGATTTTCGCTCCAACCTGCACCGCGGCGGGCAGGCGACTGTCGCCAACATCACGCCGCGCGAACGCGAAATCGCGCTGGCTGCTGCGCATACTCTGGGGCTGGATGTGGCGGGCGTGGATATTCTGCGCGCCAGTCGCGGGCCGCTGGTGATGGAAGTGAACGCGTCGCCGGGGCTGGAAGGCATCGAAAAGGCCACCGGCATCGATATCGCCGGGCGAATGATCCAGTGGATTGAGCGTCAGGCAACGCCTGGATTTTGCCTGAAAACAGGCGGCTAG
- the potH gene encoding putrescine ABC transporter permease PotH: MSTLEPPARVEKPGGLTLWLARMQMRHGRKLVIALPYVWLILLFLLPFLIVFKISLAEMARQIPPYTDLIEWADSQLTVTLNIGNFLQLTDDPLYIEAYLQSLEVAAISTLCCLLLGYPLAWAVAHSKPSTRNILLLLVILPSWTSFLIRVYAWMGILKSNGVLNNFLMWLGVIDQPLNILHTNLAVYIGIVYAYLPFMVLPIYTALTRIDYSLVEASLDLGARPLKTFFSVIVPLTKGGIIAGSMLVFIPAVGEFVIPELLGGPDSIMIGRVLWQEFFNNRDWPVASAVAVIMLLLLIVPIMWFHKHQQKQAGDHA; encoded by the coding sequence ATGAGTACACTGGAGCCGCCGGCCCGCGTTGAAAAACCGGGCGGTTTAACACTGTGGCTGGCGCGTATGCAGATGCGCCACGGGCGTAAGTTGGTGATTGCGCTGCCCTATGTCTGGCTTATTTTGCTGTTTCTGCTGCCGTTTTTGATTGTCTTCAAAATCAGCCTTGCAGAGATGGCGCGCCAGATCCCGCCGTATACCGATCTGATTGAGTGGGCCGACAGCCAGCTTACGGTCACGCTGAATATCGGCAACTTCCTGCAACTGACCGACGATCCGCTCTATATCGAGGCGTACCTGCAATCGCTGGAAGTGGCGGCGATTTCCACGCTGTGCTGTTTGCTGCTTGGTTATCCGCTGGCCTGGGCGGTGGCGCACAGTAAGCCGTCAACGCGCAATATTCTGCTATTGCTGGTGATTCTGCCGTCGTGGACCTCGTTCCTGATCCGCGTGTACGCGTGGATGGGCATTTTGAAAAGCAACGGCGTGCTGAATAACTTCCTGATGTGGCTGGGCGTTATCGATCAGCCGCTGAATATTCTGCACACCAACCTGGCGGTCTATATTGGCATCGTTTACGCCTATCTGCCGTTTATGGTGCTGCCGATTTATACCGCGTTAACGCGTATCGACTATTCGCTGGTGGAAGCCTCGCTGGATCTCGGCGCGCGACCGCTGAAAACCTTCTTCAGCGTGATTGTGCCGCTGACCAAAGGCGGGATTATCGCCGGGTCGATGCTGGTGTTTATCCCGGCGGTGGGGGAGTTTGTGATCCCGGAACTGCTTGGAGGCCCGGACAGCATTATGATTGGGCGCGTGCTGTGGCAGGAGTTCTTTAATAACCGCGACTGGCCGGTGGCTTCTGCGGTGGCGGTGATCATGCTGTTGTTGCTGATTGTGCCGATCATGTGGTTCCACAAACATCAGCAGAAACAGGCGGGGGATCACGCATGA